Proteins found in one Rhodovulum sp. MB263 genomic segment:
- a CDS encoding L,D-transpeptidase, which translates to MTTRSIRGLTRRNFLAGTALAVTAGPALANTTEMEPELTDMVRRNISSFRALDWRPYFSSLNNGAILVDIKSRALHFWSEDGTIYKLYPTSVPLSEDLTRLGRTSVVRKVEGPSWRPTPAMKQRNPEWPDFVPPGPENPLGTHALYLSWTYYRIHGTHDTRKIGRRSSNGCIGLFNEDIAELFGLAKVGTQVLLI; encoded by the coding sequence ATGACGACCCGTTCGATCCGCGGCCTCACCCGCCGCAACTTCCTTGCCGGGACGGCCCTGGCCGTAACTGCCGGACCGGCCCTGGCCAATACCACCGAGATGGAACCCGAGCTCACCGACATGGTGCGCCGCAACATCTCGAGCTTCAGGGCCCTCGACTGGCGCCCTTATTTCTCGAGCCTGAACAACGGCGCGATCCTGGTCGACATCAAGTCGCGGGCGCTGCATTTCTGGTCCGAGGACGGCACGATCTACAAGCTGTACCCGACCTCGGTGCCGCTGTCCGAGGACCTGACCCGGCTCGGGCGCACCAGCGTCGTGCGCAAAGTCGAGGGCCCCAGCTGGCGGCCGACCCCGGCGATGAAGCAGCGCAATCCGGAATGGCCGGACTTCGTGCCGCCGGGCCCGGAAAACCCTCTGGGAACGCATGCGCTCTATCTGAGCTGGACCTATTACCGGATCCACGGCACCCATGACACCCGCAAGATCGGGCGGCGTTCGTCGAATGGTTGCATCGGTCTTTTCAACGAGGACATCGCCGAGCTTTTCGGTCTCGCCAAGGTGGGCACTCAGGTGTTGCTAATTTGA